The proteins below are encoded in one region of Micromonospora yangpuensis:
- a CDS encoding ferredoxin reductase family protein, whose amino-acid sequence MTYPGTHAAGRRPGTATRAGGRSAPLPPPAPPRRGPGGRRLLVVAATAGLVVSVSPWWRDTPAGSLDSTAATLTAAGRIAGLVAGYLLLVQVLLMSRLGILERWVGTERLVRWHRDVGATLLVAVLAHLALIVVGYARSAGHPVLTQVGLLLRDYEDMVSAFTAAGIIVLLGLTGVRAVRRALPYELWHRLHLASYLVLLLGFGHQFSNGAQLFPPGPARTWWLGMYAAVLAALLVGRVLGPLRFNLRHRLRVADVVAENPETVSIYLTGERLGQVDLLGGQFLRWRFLTRGCWGQSHPFSVSAAANGRWLRITVKVVGTHTRDLRNLDAGTRVWVSGPAGTFTAAHRRTDRALLIAGGSGITPIRAMLEELPPGAALIYRARTPDDVLLHRELDWLAQARQTSIWYVIGSRDDPGPRQLMSAAGLRRLVPDLAERDVYLCGPAGLVAHSVRALRSAGVPRRQIHLATFEL is encoded by the coding sequence GTGACGTACCCCGGCACCCATGCCGCCGGCCGCCGACCCGGGACCGCCACCCGGGCCGGCGGCCGGTCGGCACCGCTACCCCCGCCGGCACCGCCCCGACGCGGACCCGGCGGCCGGCGGCTGCTGGTCGTGGCCGCCACCGCCGGGCTGGTGGTCAGCGTGTCGCCGTGGTGGCGGGACACCCCCGCCGGGTCGTTGGACAGCACCGCCGCGACCCTCACCGCGGCCGGCCGGATCGCCGGGCTGGTCGCCGGCTACCTGCTGCTGGTGCAGGTGCTGCTGATGAGCCGGCTCGGGATCCTGGAACGGTGGGTCGGTACCGAGCGGCTGGTCCGTTGGCACCGCGACGTCGGGGCCACGCTGCTGGTCGCGGTGCTGGCCCACCTGGCGCTGATCGTGGTCGGCTACGCCCGCTCCGCGGGCCACCCGGTGCTCACCCAGGTCGGGTTGCTGCTGCGCGACTACGAGGACATGGTGTCGGCGTTCACCGCCGCCGGGATCATCGTGCTGCTCGGTCTCACCGGTGTCCGGGCCGTCCGCCGGGCGCTGCCCTACGAACTCTGGCACCGCCTGCACCTAGCCAGCTACCTGGTGCTGCTGCTCGGCTTCGGTCACCAGTTCAGCAACGGCGCGCAACTCTTCCCGCCCGGCCCGGCGCGTACCTGGTGGCTCGGCATGTACGCGGCGGTGCTGGCGGCCCTGCTGGTCGGGCGGGTGCTCGGCCCGCTCCGGTTCAACCTGCGGCACCGGCTGCGGGTGGCCGACGTGGTCGCGGAGAACCCGGAGACCGTCTCGATCTACCTGACCGGCGAGCGGCTCGGCCAGGTGGACCTGCTCGGCGGGCAGTTCCTCCGCTGGCGATTCCTCACCCGGGGCTGCTGGGGGCAGTCGCACCCGTTCTCGGTCTCCGCCGCCGCCAACGGCCGCTGGCTGCGGATCACCGTCAAGGTCGTCGGCACGCACACCCGCGACCTGCGGAACCTGGACGCGGGCACCCGGGTCTGGGTGAGCGGGCCGGCCGGCACGTTCACCGCCGCGCACCGCCGGACCGACCGGGCCCTGCTGATCGCCGGTGGCAGTGGGATCACCCCGATCCGCGCCATGCTGGAGGAGCTGCCGCCCGGTGCCGCGCTGATCTACCGGGCCCGGACCCCCGACGACGTGCTGCTGCACCGGGAACTGGACTGGCTGGCCCAGGCCCGGCAGACCTCGATCTGGTACGTCATCGGTTCCCGCGACGACCCCGGCCCCCGGCAGCTGATGAGCGCCGCCGGGCTGCGCCGGCTGGTGCCGGACCTCGCCGAACGCGACGTCTACCTCTGTGGACCCGCCGGGCTGGTCGCGCACTCCGTCCGGGCGTTGCGCTCCGCCGGGGTGCCCCGCCGACAGATCCACCTCGCCACGTTCGAACTGTAG
- a CDS encoding flavoprotein, translating into MLYVLTCGSPLARQVGQLVAAAQADGWDVCVVTTPDGQKFIDHETLARQTGHPVRSRYKHPGDPDLLPPADAMIVCPATVNTVTKWAAGITDTLVLGLLVEAQGRGLPIVAVPFTNSAMAVHPAFQEALARLDRWGITVLFGDHVFPLHPPGKSEAHLHAFPWQAPLAALH; encoded by the coding sequence GTGCTCTACGTGCTGACCTGCGGCTCGCCCCTGGCCCGGCAGGTGGGCCAGCTCGTTGCCGCCGCCCAGGCCGACGGCTGGGACGTCTGCGTGGTCACCACCCCGGACGGGCAGAAGTTCATCGACCACGAGACCCTGGCCCGGCAGACCGGTCACCCGGTCCGCAGCCGCTACAAGCACCCGGGCGACCCGGACCTGCTGCCCCCGGCGGACGCCATGATCGTCTGTCCCGCGACGGTGAACACGGTCACCAAGTGGGCGGCCGGCATCACCGACACCCTCGTGCTGGGATTGCTGGTGGAGGCGCAGGGCCGAGGGCTACCGATCGTGGCGGTACCGTTCACCAACTCGGCGATGGCGGTTCATCCGGCCTTCCAGGAGGCGCTGGCCCGGCTCGACCGGTGGGGCATCACGGTGCTCTTCGGCGACCACGTCTTCCCGCTGCATCCGCCCGGGAAGAGCGAGGCCCACCTGCACGCCTTCCCCTGGCAGGCCCCCCTGGCCGCCCTACACTGA
- a CDS encoding helix-turn-helix domain-containing protein: MDELPIGRRVAYWRSRRKLSQQVFADRLGKSKSWVDKVERGVRRLDKFSVLHEIADILEIDVQLLLGKDPERRTDGMSCIDQVEVEEIRAALERYDAMSAYFAGAPCPPPLADMTKAVNHAWLTYQYGRYGLLTRALPKLLRDAQAADAGCTGDQAQEAAHLLGQAYQIASSVLRRIGEGELAWLAADRATAVAQRANDPLLAGIATSRVCNALVAMGRPRPALELNVNIANLLAPDTGKVTPENLSVFGTLLLQAVMAAARLGDSATVDDLLTGAQEAATELGGDHNHYWTSFGPTNIELHRAAAAVELGDGGRAVLIHQRLPEPAFNALLPERRAHHLLDLARAYAQVGEVGPAGEMLLRADRLSPSEIRCRPIAHEVMADVLRRTRGAPTSHLAELAEQMGVGV, translated from the coding sequence ATGGACGAGTTGCCTATTGGCCGACGAGTTGCCTACTGGCGCAGCCGACGCAAACTGTCGCAGCAGGTGTTCGCCGACCGGTTGGGCAAGTCCAAGAGCTGGGTGGACAAGGTCGAGCGGGGCGTCCGCCGGCTGGACAAGTTCTCCGTCCTGCACGAGATCGCCGACATCCTCGAGATCGACGTGCAGCTGCTGCTCGGCAAGGACCCGGAGCGCCGTACCGACGGGATGAGCTGCATCGACCAGGTCGAGGTGGAGGAGATCCGGGCCGCCCTGGAACGGTACGACGCGATGAGCGCGTACTTCGCCGGGGCGCCCTGCCCACCGCCGCTTGCCGACATGACCAAGGCGGTCAACCACGCCTGGCTCACCTACCAGTACGGCCGCTACGGACTGCTCACCCGGGCGCTGCCGAAACTCCTGCGGGACGCCCAGGCCGCCGATGCCGGGTGCACCGGTGACCAGGCCCAGGAGGCGGCCCACCTGCTCGGCCAGGCGTACCAGATCGCCTCCTCGGTGCTGCGCAGGATCGGCGAGGGCGAGCTGGCCTGGCTGGCCGCCGACCGGGCCACGGCGGTGGCCCAGCGCGCCAACGACCCCCTGCTCGCCGGCATTGCGACCTCCCGGGTCTGCAACGCGCTGGTCGCCATGGGCCGGCCCCGGCCCGCCCTGGAACTCAACGTCAACATCGCCAACCTGCTCGCCCCCGACACCGGGAAGGTCACCCCGGAGAACCTGTCGGTGTTCGGCACCCTGCTGCTGCAGGCCGTGATGGCCGCCGCCCGGCTCGGTGACTCGGCCACCGTCGACGACCTGCTCACCGGTGCCCAGGAGGCCGCCACCGAGCTGGGCGGCGACCACAACCACTACTGGACGTCGTTCGGCCCGACCAACATCGAGCTGCACCGGGCCGCCGCGGCGGTGGAGCTGGGTGACGGGGGCCGGGCGGTACTGATCCACCAGCGGCTGCCGGAGCCGGCGTTCAACGCGCTGCTGCCCGAGCGCCGCGCCCACCACCTGCTCGACCTGGCCCGCGCCTACGCACAGGTAGGCGAGGTCGGCCCGGCCGGGGAGATGCTGCTGCGCGCCGACCGGCTCTCCCCGTCGGAGATCCGCTGCCGGCCGATCGCCCACGAGGTGATGGCCGACGTCCTACGCCGTACCCGGGGCGCACCGACCAGCCACCTCGCCGAACTGGCCGAGCAGATGGGGGTGGGCGTGTGA
- a CDS encoding DUF1800 domain-containing protein: protein MADQNEPPPAHQPGPTVQPEPRWTGPQWIGPQGLGQPTPLRSDGVGLPYLDDDEPQRPVGRRRALAAFGGTAAVVAGGVALGLSPQVRGLFGDAGPTVAGDATGPTVTDGTPARPSGQQASTVRTYTEQNESYMGSRAGKELRRNTPTGGRSYSGPAAAAEATKVTVKTVLAKDPVLHLARRATFGATPRLVAEIRKVGIDAWIRTQLEPAKIAPTRGELKLADLPTLKLNSRQLRDQREQLDQRGAQPEKEVVDATIARQIWSDRQLFEVMVDFWNDFLHVAADFDGGGPYRTAFDRDVVRAHALGSYPEMLVAANRHPALLLYLNQNDSRADAVNENLARENLELYSVGVDGGYREKDVRQAALLQTGRGVDDGEYVFRPDRHYVGKVKILGFSHANDSADPKKAEAAIDAYLTYLALHPSTAKYVAQNLAVRFVSDTPPKSLVDRLAKTYTANRGRIRPVLMTLFSSSEFWAAVGQKVRRPLEYLVATYRVLGVAPDASPGHDNRDNRRTPYAQGLRQVHDKLRELGHHPMGQPTPDGYPDVYLAWTSAGTMVNGWNEAGDLLTGRRTQFTYTAAERLVADPPGTAGAYVDALARRLVQQKLTTRERELILDIAGVPAGAKVDATLGGAVVAVARAILASPQHHLR, encoded by the coding sequence ATGGCCGACCAGAACGAGCCACCCCCCGCCCACCAACCCGGCCCGACCGTCCAACCCGAACCGCGGTGGACCGGCCCGCAGTGGATCGGCCCCCAGGGCCTCGGCCAGCCGACCCCGTTGAGGTCCGACGGCGTCGGGCTGCCGTACCTCGACGACGACGAGCCGCAACGCCCGGTCGGTCGCCGCCGGGCCCTGGCCGCCTTCGGCGGGACCGCCGCCGTGGTCGCCGGCGGGGTGGCGCTCGGCCTGAGCCCCCAGGTACGCGGCCTGTTCGGCGACGCCGGGCCGACGGTCGCCGGCGACGCCACCGGTCCCACGGTCACCGACGGCACCCCGGCCCGCCCCAGCGGCCAGCAGGCCAGCACGGTACGCACCTACACCGAGCAGAACGAGAGCTACATGGGCTCGCGCGCCGGGAAGGAGCTGCGCCGCAACACCCCGACCGGTGGCCGGTCCTACTCCGGGCCGGCCGCCGCCGCCGAGGCGACCAAGGTCACGGTCAAGACGGTGCTGGCCAAGGATCCGGTCCTGCACCTGGCCCGGCGGGCCACCTTCGGCGCGACACCCCGACTGGTCGCCGAGATCCGCAAGGTCGGCATCGACGCCTGGATCCGGACCCAGCTCGAACCGGCGAAGATCGCCCCGACCCGGGGTGAACTGAAGCTCGCCGACCTGCCGACGCTGAAGCTGAACAGCCGGCAGCTGCGCGACCAGCGGGAGCAGCTCGACCAGCGGGGCGCCCAACCGGAGAAGGAGGTGGTGGACGCCACCATCGCCCGGCAGATCTGGTCCGACCGGCAGCTCTTCGAGGTGATGGTCGACTTCTGGAACGACTTCCTGCACGTCGCCGCCGACTTCGACGGCGGTGGGCCGTACCGGACGGCCTTCGACCGCGACGTGGTCCGGGCGCACGCCCTGGGCAGCTACCCGGAGATGCTGGTAGCCGCCAACCGGCACCCGGCGTTGCTGCTCTACCTCAACCAGAACGACTCCCGGGCCGACGCGGTGAACGAGAACCTCGCCCGGGAGAACCTGGAGCTGTACTCGGTAGGCGTGGACGGCGGCTACCGCGAGAAGGACGTCCGGCAGGCGGCCCTCCTGCAGACCGGCCGCGGCGTCGACGACGGCGAGTACGTCTTCCGCCCGGACCGGCACTACGTCGGCAAGGTCAAGATCCTCGGCTTCAGCCACGCCAACGACTCCGCCGATCCGAAGAAGGCCGAGGCGGCGATCGACGCGTACCTCACCTACCTGGCCCTGCACCCGTCGACGGCGAAGTACGTGGCGCAGAACCTGGCCGTCCGGTTCGTCTCCGACACCCCGCCGAAGTCCCTGGTGGACCGGCTGGCCAAGACGTACACGGCGAACCGGGGCCGGATCCGGCCGGTGCTGATGACGCTCTTCAGCTCCTCGGAGTTCTGGGCGGCCGTCGGCCAGAAGGTCCGCCGGCCGCTGGAGTACCTGGTCGCCACCTACCGGGTCCTCGGCGTCGCCCCCGACGCCTCGCCGGGGCACGACAACCGGGACAACCGGCGCACCCCGTACGCCCAGGGGCTGCGGCAGGTCCACGACAAGCTGCGCGAGCTGGGCCACCACCCGATGGGACAGCCCACCCCGGACGGCTACCCGGACGTCTACCTCGCCTGGACCTCGGCCGGCACCATGGTCAACGGCTGGAACGAGGCCGGCGACCTGCTCACCGGCAGGCGCACCCAGTTCACGTACACCGCCGCCGAACGGCTGGTCGCCGACCCGCCGGGCACCGCCGGGGCGTACGTGGACGCGCTGGCCAGGCGGCTGGTGCAGCAGAAACTGACCACCCGGGAGCGGGAGCTGATCCTCGACATCGCCGGGGTCCCGGCCGGCGCGAAGGTCGACGCCACGCTCGGCGGTGCCGTCGTCGCCGTCGCGCGGGCGATCCTCGCCTCCCCCCAGCACCACCTCCGGTGA
- a CDS encoding SWIM zinc finger family protein has translation MTGRYADFGPPRRVDGGLRARSTRGAIGVSWWSRRFLEVLESFALGTRLTRGRAYARAGQVLTLAVTPGVVTATVQGSRPRPYRVRIAVTPFSAAQWDRIEADLAGQAFFSARLLAGDLPAELEELFTTAGTPLFPRRLAELELDCSCPDFAVPCKHLAASCYLLAETFDADPFELLHWRGRSRADLLTRLRARRQPTDPGTGTAGAGAGAVVAGAAAGGGVVPAVGAYRALAGQPSVSLADSVDRFWLPPVPLPDRPPTLATEPELVLRQLGPPAAAIGGPGLLERLRRAYRELGRTDPAD, from the coding sequence GTGACCGGCCGGTACGCCGACTTCGGCCCGCCCCGCCGGGTCGACGGGGGATTGCGGGCCCGCAGCACCCGGGGCGCGATCGGGGTCTCCTGGTGGTCCCGACGCTTCCTGGAGGTGCTGGAGTCGTTCGCGCTGGGCACCCGGCTGACCCGGGGACGCGCCTACGCCCGCGCCGGTCAGGTGCTCACCCTGGCCGTGACGCCGGGCGTGGTCACCGCTACCGTGCAGGGCTCCCGACCCCGGCCGTACCGGGTACGGATCGCGGTGACGCCGTTCTCCGCGGCGCAATGGGACCGGATCGAGGCCGACCTGGCCGGGCAGGCGTTCTTCAGCGCCCGGCTGCTCGCCGGTGACCTGCCGGCGGAGCTGGAGGAACTGTTCACCACGGCGGGCACGCCGCTGTTTCCCCGGCGGCTGGCCGAGCTGGAGCTGGACTGCTCCTGCCCGGACTTCGCGGTGCCCTGCAAACATCTCGCGGCCAGCTGTTACCTGCTCGCCGAGACCTTCGACGCCGACCCGTTCGAGCTGCTGCACTGGCGGGGTCGCAGCCGCGCGGACCTGCTGACCCGGCTACGGGCCCGCCGACAACCCACGGACCCCGGCACCGGCACGGCAGGAGCCGGGGCCGGCGCGGTGGTGGCGGGTGCGGCGGCAGGTGGGGGCGTGGTGCCGGCGGTCGGGGCGTACCGGGCGCTCGCCGGGCAGCCGTCGGTGTCGCTGGCGGACAGTGTGGACCGGTTCTGGCTGCCCCCGGTGCCGTTGCCGGACCGGCCACCGACCCTGGCCACCGAGCCGGAGCTGGTGCTGCGTCAGCTGGGCCCGCCGGCCGCCGCCATCGGCGGTCCCGGCCTGCTGGAACGGCTCCGCCGGGCGTACCGGGAACTCGGTCGCACCGACCCGGCCGACTGA
- a CDS encoding DUF3040 domain-containing protein, translating to MLSKEDQRRFDEITRQLRESDPEFFSRLARRTRSRVRRGRYLLLLTIVLWASLPAVTVLAGRPTGAVFAVVLLANAGLLWRYRHRLL from the coding sequence ATGCTCAGCAAAGAGGATCAGCGCAGGTTCGACGAGATCACCCGACAGTTGCGGGAGAGCGATCCGGAGTTCTTCAGCCGGTTGGCCCGGCGTACCCGTTCCCGGGTCCGCCGCGGCCGGTACCTGCTGCTGTTGACCATCGTGTTGTGGGCCTCGCTGCCGGCCGTCACGGTGCTGGCCGGCCGCCCCACCGGCGCCGTCTTCGCCGTCGTGCTGCTGGCCAACGCCGGACTCCTGTGGCGGTACCGGCACCGGCTGCTCTGA
- a CDS encoding FMN-binding protein → MRRALLAITGLAAGTTALVVLKGAPDTMVAARDLPVDRPPVVPSGTGPTATPPVTPTPSRTRKSPNPSRTTAEDSADPRTTTRPPTTRAAPRTPDAPRTTSAAPKPTRRTVTGPVVENEYGNVQVRITLDGRRIVDATALELPRETAQSDRRSSEVDGRYSGTSGQVVQRQSAEVDTVSGATATSGSYRQSLQAALDRAR, encoded by the coding sequence ATGCGTCGGGCCCTGCTCGCGATCACCGGCCTGGCCGCCGGCACCACCGCCCTGGTGGTCCTCAAGGGTGCCCCGGACACCATGGTGGCGGCCCGGGACCTGCCGGTCGACCGGCCGCCGGTGGTCCCCTCGGGCACCGGACCCACCGCCACGCCACCGGTCACCCCCACGCCGAGCCGGACGCGGAAGAGCCCCAATCCCAGCCGGACGACCGCCGAGGACTCCGCCGATCCCCGGACGACGACCCGCCCGCCGACCACCCGGGCGGCGCCGCGTACCCCGGACGCGCCGCGTACCACCAGCGCCGCGCCGAAGCCGACCCGCCGGACGGTGACCGGGCCGGTGGTGGAGAACGAGTACGGCAACGTGCAGGTGCGGATCACCCTCGACGGCCGCCGGATCGTCGACGCCACCGCGCTGGAGCTGCCCCGGGAGACCGCCCAGTCGGACCGCCGCAGCAGCGAGGTGGACGGCCGGTACAGCGGCACCTCCGGGCAGGTGGTGCAGCGGCAGAGCGCCGAGGTGGACACCGTCTCCGGGGCCACCGCCACCAGCGGGTCGTACCGGCAGTCGCTGCAGGCCGCCCTCGACCGGGCCCGCTGA
- a CDS encoding bifunctional DNA primase/polymerase — MWRNVKPHVAQLSPLERVRLRRVAVRYALHGWEVTPGACLARSRFVCGRAGCPTVGCHPALENWERAASADPARVATWWHTRPHGVLLPTGRAFDVLDVPTNLGRYVLDTAGSHPAGPGVRGPVVVTPTGRWMFLVRPGDPLRPELEHCFHVIRHGLGSWIPAPPTRLPEGPVRWAVAPEQARWRLPDSYLVQNTLIDALRATGVTFGAELLSSHLPLPRRAT; from the coding sequence ATGTGGCGGAACGTGAAACCGCACGTCGCGCAGCTGTCGCCGTTGGAACGGGTCCGGTTGCGGAGGGTCGCCGTGCGGTACGCCCTGCACGGCTGGGAGGTGACGCCCGGGGCCTGTCTGGCCCGCAGCCGCTTCGTCTGCGGGCGGGCCGGCTGTCCCACGGTCGGCTGCCATCCGGCCCTGGAGAACTGGGAACGCGCCGCCAGTGCCGATCCGGCCCGGGTGGCCACCTGGTGGCACACCCGGCCACACGGGGTGCTGCTGCCCACCGGCCGGGCCTTCGACGTGCTGGATGTCCCCACCAACCTCGGCCGGTACGTCCTGGACACCGCCGGCTCACACCCGGCCGGTCCGGGCGTACGCGGTCCGGTGGTGGTGACCCCGACCGGCCGGTGGATGTTCCTGGTCCGTCCCGGTGACCCGCTGCGCCCGGAGTTGGAGCACTGCTTCCACGTGATCCGGCACGGCCTCGGCTCCTGGATCCCGGCCCCGCCGACCCGGCTGCCCGAGGGGCCGGTCCGCTGGGCGGTCGCCCCGGAACAGGCCCGCTGGCGGTTGCCCGACTCGTACCTGGTGCAGAACACGCTGATCGACGCGCTGCGCGCCACCGGCGTCACGTTCGGAGCCGAACTCCTGTCCAGCCATCTGCCCCTCCCCCGCCGCGCCACCTGA
- a CDS encoding DUF1501 domain-containing protein produces the protein MEMTVHPYPLHPECPDVRRLADDPAEALLRAEADIVAAENAAEADRYRRLEELEEAQQDGRGVTRRTFVAGAAATATALATAQFVTTSASFAATKTGTLIHVFLYGGLDGLSLVAPADEPVLAKARPDLLLGADSLALGRGFKLTSAFRPLEKWLRAGQLGFVPAVSDERLSRSHFQAADACNLGGLPGETGGRGWLDSLVDALGKGTAFRSVGIGSTLPRSLVGTNGALSLNSVGSLRLNGDDRYREATEKAIRGLFTGINHPVQEAVRSGLGALGTAQKLAAKPYEPAGGVEYTGGVGSAFQQLAQLIKGGANVRVATVGMGGYDTHENQGTREGGQLHRRLTELAGAMAAFFTDLGDRAADVTVMVSSEFGRRVASNGGGTDHGHGGVVTVLSGRKLAGSLLGRWNGLSDLDSGDVPEYNNMFDVYGSVAQGRFGLTNAEVDRIFPRRTYTPMKLYA, from the coding sequence ATGGAGATGACCGTGCACCCGTACCCCCTGCATCCCGAGTGCCCCGACGTACGGCGACTGGCGGACGACCCGGCCGAGGCGCTGCTGCGGGCCGAGGCCGACATCGTCGCCGCCGAGAACGCCGCCGAGGCCGACCGGTACCGCCGGTTGGAGGAGCTGGAGGAGGCCCAGCAGGACGGTCGCGGGGTCACCCGGCGTACCTTCGTGGCCGGTGCCGCCGCCACCGCCACCGCGCTGGCCACCGCCCAGTTCGTCACCACCTCGGCGTCGTTCGCGGCGACGAAGACCGGCACCCTGATCCACGTCTTCCTCTACGGCGGGCTGGACGGGTTGAGCCTGGTCGCCCCGGCCGACGAGCCGGTGCTCGCCAAGGCCCGTCCCGACCTGCTGCTCGGCGCGGACTCGCTGGCCCTGGGCCGGGGCTTCAAGCTGACCAGCGCCTTCCGGCCGCTGGAGAAGTGGCTCAGGGCCGGGCAGCTCGGGTTCGTCCCGGCGGTCTCCGACGAGCGGCTGTCCCGCAGCCACTTCCAGGCCGCCGACGCCTGCAACCTGGGCGGCCTGCCCGGCGAGACCGGCGGCCGGGGCTGGCTGGACAGTTTGGTCGACGCCCTGGGCAAGGGCACCGCCTTCCGCAGCGTCGGCATCGGCAGCACCCTGCCCCGGTCGCTGGTAGGCACCAACGGCGCGTTGTCACTCAACAGTGTCGGGTCGCTGCGGCTCAACGGCGACGACCGGTACCGGGAGGCCACCGAGAAGGCGATCAGGGGCCTCTTCACCGGCATCAACCACCCGGTGCAGGAGGCCGTCCGGTCCGGCCTGGGCGCGTTGGGCACCGCGCAGAAACTCGCCGCGAAGCCGTACGAGCCGGCCGGGGGCGTCGAGTACACCGGCGGAGTCGGCAGCGCCTTCCAGCAGCTCGCCCAGCTGATCAAGGGCGGGGCGAACGTGCGGGTCGCCACCGTCGGCATGGGCGGGTACGACACCCACGAGAACCAGGGCACCCGGGAGGGCGGCCAGCTGCACCGGCGGCTCACCGAGCTGGCCGGGGCGATGGCGGCGTTCTTCACCGACCTCGGTGACCGGGCCGCCGACGTGACCGTCATGGTCTCCAGCGAGTTCGGCCGGCGGGTCGCCTCCAACGGCGGTGGCACCGACCACGGCCATGGTGGCGTGGTCACCGTCCTGTCCGGGCGCAAGCTGGCCGGCTCGCTGCTGGGCCGCTGGAACGGGCTGTCCGACCTGGACTCCGGGGACGTGCCCGAGTACAACAACATGTTCGACGTCTACGGCTCGGTGGCGCAGGGCCGGTTCGGGCTGACCAACGCCGAGGTCGACCGGATCTTCCCCCGGCGCACGTACACCCCGATGAAGCTGTACGCGTGA
- a CDS encoding FAD:protein FMN transferase codes for MGTAISLDLADDLPPTELHTLAEEVFDWLRAVDARFSTYRPDSEVCRVDRGELPLPEASPQLREVLACCADLWRDTDGFFDAYAIGGLDPSGYVKGWAVQVASDRLLAAGASNHCLNAGGDLRVRGHSSAGRPWRIGIRHPWDATATCLVLTGTDLAVATSGCYERGPHVRDPRTGRPARGLRSVTVVGADLGPADAYATAAVAMGPAGIGWLDRLAGYRHAVVTDDGRCLHSTDLPLAG; via the coding sequence ATGGGTACGGCGATCAGCCTGGACCTCGCCGACGACCTGCCCCCGACCGAGCTGCACACGCTGGCCGAGGAGGTCTTCGACTGGCTGCGCGCGGTCGACGCCCGGTTCAGCACGTACCGCCCGGACAGCGAGGTGTGCCGGGTGGACCGGGGGGAACTGCCGCTGCCCGAGGCGTCACCGCAGCTGCGGGAGGTGCTGGCGTGCTGCGCCGACCTGTGGCGCGACACCGACGGTTTCTTCGACGCGTACGCCATCGGCGGGCTGGACCCCTCCGGCTACGTCAAGGGCTGGGCGGTGCAGGTCGCCTCGGACCGGCTGCTCGCCGCCGGCGCGTCGAACCACTGCCTGAACGCCGGCGGTGACCTGCGGGTCCGGGGCCACTCGTCGGCGGGCCGGCCGTGGCGGATCGGCATCCGGCACCCGTGGGACGCCACGGCGACCTGCCTGGTGCTGACCGGCACCGACCTGGCGGTGGCCACCTCCGGCTGCTACGAACGCGGCCCCCACGTGCGCGACCCCCGCACCGGCCGGCCGGCCCGGGGGCTGCGGTCGGTCACCGTGGTCGGTGCGGACCTCGGCCCGGCCGACGCGTACGCCACCGCCGCCGTCGCCATGGGGCCGGCCGGGATCGGCTGGCTGGACCGCCTCGCCGGGTACCGGCACGCGGTGGTCACCGACGACGGCCGCTGCCTGCACTCCACCGACCTCCCGCTGGCCGGGTGA